A DNA window from Centroberyx gerrardi isolate f3 chromosome 3, fCenGer3.hap1.cur.20231027, whole genome shotgun sequence contains the following coding sequences:
- the LOC139933595 gene encoding protein ELFN1-like — protein sequence MASTSGRLSPMDIVKTSHIAQGAGLGRQRHKVTGASSSVALSTAKSFLYWLALLSVMRLPMVTADCWLIEGEKGFVWLAICSMNQPPYEAIPAHINSTIVDLRLNENKIRSVHYSSLSRFGNLTYLNLTKNDISYVEDGAFSAQFNLQVLQMGFNKLRNLTEGMLRGLGKLQYLYLQANLIETVTPNTFWECPNIENIDLSMNRIQVLDGSLFSGLTKLTTCELYTNPFNCSCELLGFLRWLSVFPNRTNERMVCDSPAGFSGYNLLSQNPRMPAHRNALHMLSIVCTDDGSSVTPYFVIGSSDSTTPPPDFASPCGLDDCPSGASPDEPISLSPIFSDTNPVMKLKQVLHSSAVITVQIPHPYRKMYILVLYNNSFFTDIQNLKSQKEDIELKNLKPHTDYTYCVASIRNSLRFNHTCLTISTGRRAGVGRIANESSATHYIMTILGCLFGMLLFLGLVVHCLRKKRLMEEKERKMSRIQRTLIELKYGGGGEIEGGGGGGGSVSQKQMLAAGESLSRMPYLPQGGEIDPYKLQEVIETPAHKPAKLNYMEVRGSGVEREREREREREREREREMSPQANPQGSVAEISTIAKEVDKVNQIINNCIDALKSESTSFQQGIKSPSSAGGGAVSTAEPQLVLLSDQGGERGERGGEFLSPVYKGGRGGRGEERGRSYHHSLQRHHSMEAPPTSKRPSTSSSPGSARSPRSFRSEGGYHSSETRYIERTSPGERGGGERGERGGGERGGGGGEAIRTVTPAAAILRAEAQRIRQYNEHRHSYPGSQQHLQDLQHHPQILQELHHHPGGRKPSVLDPLTLSRQAKQRELAYSQLSPHYPLSPQYHNLSYCSSPEEDEEEEGLLCTPTLGLWERFKLHRKRHRQASMEEEGYVAAGHALRRKVQFAKDEDLHDILDYWKGVSAQQKA from the exons ATGGCAAGCACCTCTGGACGGCTTTCTCCAATGGATATTGTAAAGACATCCCATATAGCCCAAGGGGCAGGACTGGGTCGGCAGAGACACAAAGTGACTGGAGCTTCATCATCAGTGGCCCTGTCCACAGCCAAGTCCTTCCTCTATTGGCTCGCCCTGCTATCAGTAATGCGGTTGCCAATGGTAACAGCTGACTGCTGGCTGATTGAAGGGGAAAAGGGCTTTGTGTGGCTGGCTATCTGCAGTATGAACCAACCGCCTTATGAGGCCATCCCTGCCCACATTAACAG CACTATTGTGGATCTGAGGCTGAATGAGAACAAGATACGGTCGGTCCACTACTCTTCTCTCAGTCGCTTCGGCAACCTCACCTATCTGAACCTCACCAAGAACGATATCAGCTATGTGGAAGACGGAGCATTCTCAGCACAATTCAACCTGCAG gTTCTCCAGATGGGCTTTAACAAGTTGAGGAACCTGACAGAGGGGATGCTGCGAGGCCTGGGCAAGCTGCAGTATCTCTACCTGCAAGCCAACCTCATTGAGACTGTTACACCCAACACCTTCTGGGAATGCCCCAACATAGAGAATATAGACCTCTCCATGAATAG gATCCAGGTGTTGGATGGCAGTTTGTTTTCTGGACTCACCAAGCTGACCACCTGTGAACTGTATACCAACCCCTTCAACTGCTCCTGTGAGCTGCTGGGCTTCCTGCGCTGGCTCTCCGTGTTCCCCAACAGGACCAATGAGAGGATGGTGTGCGACTCTCCCGCAGGTTTCTCTGGCTACAACCTCCTCAGCCAGAACCCCCGCATGCCCGCCCACCGCAATGctctgcacatgctcagtatCGTCTGCACAGACGACGGCAGCAGCGTGACACCGTACTTTGTGATCGGCTCGTCCGATTCCACCACCCCGCCCCCAGATTTTGCCTCTCCCTGTGGATTGGACGATTGTCCTTCCGGAGCCTCTCCTGATGAGCCAATCAGCTTGAGCCCCATCTTCTCTGATACTAATCCAGTCATGAAGCTAAAACAGGTGTTGCACTCGAGTGCCGTGATTACGGTTCAAATTCCGCATCCGTACCGGAAAATGTACATCTTGGTGCTTTACAACAACAGCTTCTTCACAGATATCCAGAATCTGAAAAGTCAAAAAGAAGATATTGAGTTGAAGAACTTAAAGCCTCACACAGACTACACTTACTGTGTGGCTTCCATAAGGAACTCCCTGCGCTTCAACCACACCTGTCTAACCATCTCCACAGGACGCCGGGCCGGGGTGGGGAGGATAGCCAATGAGTCGTCGGCCACCCACTACATTATGACCATTCTGGGCTGTTTGTTCGGCATGCTGCTCTTCCTGGGCCTCGTTGTCCACTGCCTGAGGAAGAAGAGGCTgatggaagagaaggagaggaagatgagcaGGATACAGAGGACTCTGATAGAGCTTAAGTacggtggaggaggggagatagagggagggggcggaggagggggcTCTGTTTCCCAGAAACAGATGCTTGCTGCTGGAGAGAGTCTGTCCAGAATGCCCTATCTGCCCCAGGGTGGCGAGATAGATCCATACAAGCTACAGGAGGTGATAGAAACACCAGCGCACAAACCTGCTAAACTCAACTACATGGAAGTCAGAGGGTctggtgtggagagagagagagaaagggagagagagcgagaaagagagagagaaagagagatgtcaCCACAAGCCAACCCGCAGGGCTCAGTAGCAGAAATCTCCACCATTGCTAAAGAAGTCGATAAAGTTAACCAGATCATCAACAACTGTATAGATGCTCTCAAATCTGAGTCTACCTCCTTCCAACAGGGGATCAAATCCCCCTCCTCTGCGGGCGGAGGGGCCGTGTCAACAGCTGAGCCGCAACTGGTGCTTCTCTCTgaccagggaggagagagaggggaaagaggaggagagttcCTCTCCCCGGTGTataagggaggaagaggaggaagaggagaagagagggggagaagctACCATCACTCATTGCAGCGACACCACAGTATGGAAGCTCCTCCAACCTCCAAACGGCCCagcacctcctcttctcccggTTCTGCCCGCAGCCCCCGCTCGTTCCGCTCCGAGGGAGGCTACCACTCCTCCGAGACCCGCTACATCGAGAGGACCTCAcccggagagagaggaggaggagaaagaggagaaagaggaggaggagaaagaggaggcggaggaggagaggccatCCGCACAGTCACCCCAGCAGCAGCTATCTTACGAGCTGAAGCCCAGAGAATCCGCCAGTACAACGAACACCGTCACTCTTACCCCGGCTCCCAGCAGCACCTCCAGGATCTGCAGCACCACCCTCAGATCCTGCAGGAGCTCCACCACCACCCAGGGGGCCGCAAGCCCTCCGTCTTAGACCCTCTCACCCTCAGCAGGCAGGCCAAGCAGCGGGAGCTGGCCTACTCCCAGCTGTCCCCACATTACCCCCTCTCACCCCAGTACCACAACCTCAGCTACTGCTCCAGCCCCGAGGAagacgaagaggaggaagggctCCTCTGCACCCCGACCCTGGGGCTGTGGGAGAGGTTCAAACTGCACCGCAAGAGGCACCGGCAGGCTTCCATGGAGGAAGAAGGATACGTGGCGGCTGGACACGCGCTGAGGCGAAAGGTGCAATTTGCCAAGGATGAGGATCTCCATGACATACTGGACTACTGGAAGGGTGTGTCCGCCCAGCAGAAGGCCTGA